The following are from one region of the Actinoplanes sp. L3-i22 genome:
- a CDS encoding MFS transporter encodes MNDMSAGARARLIGAGYAAQGLGYAAVVTALPAFKERQGLSDAFVSAILLLVCVAAAGGSVVADQVAARWGSRYALAGGLFLVGAGLAGTTVGTPNVAFVTILLFYGIGLGTVDASLSMQGVLIQARLGRSVMSRLFAAYTAAAIVAALLMSGSLASSGASVAVGTAAAFAVLVGLAGWRAFEPGRTERSSAVHETGGRAVRRVVWICGMLIFTAFLVDSAVSTWSSVYLKDTLTAGSATVLGVSLAVAPLGYAAYQAAVLVSRMVADHMVPRTGRVVLALGSLAVCGVGCGLVVLIPSIPAAITGFAIAGIGVGVLVPLAFSAAGEAAAESSDEVIARVNLFNYGGALLGAVLLGALSDPIGLRIAFLIPVVGVILTLPLARRLHHLTVAAPAPRPTA; translated from the coding sequence ATGAACGACATGAGCGCCGGGGCCCGGGCACGCCTGATCGGTGCCGGCTACGCCGCCCAGGGGCTCGGGTATGCCGCGGTCGTCACCGCGCTGCCCGCGTTCAAGGAGCGACAGGGCCTGAGCGACGCGTTCGTCTCGGCGATCCTGCTGCTGGTGTGCGTGGCGGCGGCCGGCGGCTCAGTCGTCGCGGATCAGGTCGCCGCGCGCTGGGGCAGCCGGTACGCGCTGGCCGGCGGCCTGTTCCTGGTCGGCGCCGGGCTGGCCGGAACCACGGTCGGCACCCCGAATGTCGCCTTCGTGACGATCCTGCTGTTCTACGGGATCGGCCTGGGCACCGTGGACGCCTCGCTGAGCATGCAGGGCGTGCTGATCCAGGCCCGGCTGGGCCGCAGCGTGATGAGCCGACTGTTCGCCGCATACACCGCCGCCGCCATCGTCGCCGCCCTGCTCATGTCGGGTTCCCTGGCCAGCAGCGGTGCTTCGGTCGCGGTCGGCACGGCAGCCGCGTTCGCGGTACTGGTCGGGCTGGCCGGCTGGCGGGCCTTCGAGCCGGGCCGCACCGAACGCTCCAGCGCGGTCCACGAGACCGGCGGCCGCGCGGTCCGGCGGGTGGTCTGGATCTGCGGCATGCTGATCTTCACCGCGTTCCTGGTCGACTCCGCGGTCAGCACGTGGAGCTCGGTCTACCTGAAGGACACGCTCACCGCGGGATCCGCGACCGTACTCGGCGTCTCGCTCGCCGTCGCCCCGCTCGGCTACGCCGCCTATCAGGCAGCCGTGCTGGTCAGCCGCATGGTCGCGGACCACATGGTGCCCCGCACCGGCCGCGTGGTCCTGGCCCTCGGCTCGCTCGCGGTCTGTGGCGTCGGCTGCGGCCTGGTCGTGCTGATCCCGTCGATCCCCGCCGCGATCACCGGCTTCGCCATCGCCGGCATCGGCGTCGGCGTCCTGGTCCCCCTCGCCTTCAGCGCCGCCGGCGAAGCCGCCGCGGAGAGCAGCGACGAGGTGATCGCCCGGGTGAACCTGTTCAACTACGGCGGCGCCCTCCTGGGAGCAGTTCTCCTAGGCGCCCTCTCCGACCCGATCGGCCTGCGGATCGCCTTCCTCATCCCGGTCGTCGGCGTCATCCTCACCCTCCCCCTGGCCCGCCGCCTCCACCACCTCACGGTCGCCGCGCCGGCCCCCCGCCCCACCGCCTGA